A part of Carettochelys insculpta isolate YL-2023 chromosome 1, ASM3395843v1, whole genome shotgun sequence genomic DNA contains:
- the SELENOO gene encoding protein adenylyltransferase SelO, mitochondrial isoform X2 — translation MAVALRSGRCFFLPVPLPRGLHLSGCCSRAMQPSPPPAARPESPGPAGWLGALRFDNRALRSLPLDASEENVPRQVPGACFSRVRPSPVQNPRLVAMSLPALALLGLQPAAAPEELEAEAEAALYFSGNRLLPGAEPAAHCYCGHQFGSFAGQLGDGAAMYLGEVLSPRGERWEIQLKGAGLTPYSRQADGRKVLRSSIREFLCSEAMFHLGIPTTRAGTCVTSDSKVVRDIFYDGNPKNERCTIVLRIASTFIRFGSFEIFKPTDEHTGRKGPSVNRNDIRIQMLNYVISTFYPEIQEAYSDNSIQRNAAFFREIMKRTARMVAEWQCVGFCHGVLNTDNMSIVGLTIDYGPFGFMDRYDPEHICNGSDNTGRYAYNKQPEICKWNLGKLAEALVPELPLEISELILKEDYDAEFERHYLQKMRKKLGLIHLELEEDDKLVSELLETMNLTGGDFTNTFRLLSSFSVDSDPLKLEDFLAKIAMQCASLEELKVAFRPQMDPRQLSLMLMLAQSNPQLFALIGTKANINKELERIEQYSKLQQLTAADLMERNKKHWKEWLQKYR, via the exons ATGGCCGTGGCGCTGCGGAGCGGGCGCTGTTTCTTCCTACCCGTCCCGCTGCCGCGCGGCCTGCACCTTTCCGGCTGCTGCAGCCGCGCTATGCAGccgtccccgccccccgccgcccgGCCGGAGAGCCCTGGCCCTGCGGGCTGGCTCGGCGCGCTGCGCTTCGACAACCGGGCGCTGCGCTCGCTGCCGCTGGACGCGTCGGAGGAGAACGTGCCGCGGCAGGTGCCCGGCGCCTGCTTCTCGCGGGTGCGGCCTAGCCCGGTGCAGAACCCGCGGCTGGTGGCCATGTCGCTGCCCGCCCTGGCGCTGCTGGGCCTGCAGCCCGCCGCGGCGCCGGAGGAGCTGGAGGCCGAGGCCGAGGCCGCCCTGTACTTCAGTGGAAACCGGCTGCTGCCCGGCGCGGAGCCCGCCGCGCACTGCTACTGCGGCCACCAGTTCGGCAGCTTCGCCGGGCAGCTGGGCGACGGCGCGGCCATGTACCTGGGCGAGGTGCTGAGCCCGCGGGGCGAGCGCTGGGAGATCCAGCTCAAGGGGGCCGGGCTCACCCCCTACTCCCG ACAAGCTGATGGTCGGAAAGTCCTGCGGTCGAGTATAAGAGAATTCCTGTGTAGTGAGGCCATGTTTCATCTAGGAATACCTACAACAAGGGCTGGAACATGTGTAACATCAGATTCAAAAGTTGTTCGGGATATATTCTATGATGGAAATCCAAAAAATGAAAGATGCACAATTGTCCTGAGAATAGCTTCCACGTTTATAAG ATTTGGATCTTTTGAGATTTTTAAACCTACAGATGAACACACAGGACGCAAAGGTCCCAGTGTCAACCGAAATGATATTCGAATACAGATGCTTAATTATGTGATCAGCACATTCTACCCAGAAATTCAAGAGGCTTATTCGGACAACAGCATTCAAAGGAATGCTGCTTTCTTCAGAGAG ATAATGAAGCGGACAGCAAGGATGGTTGCTGAATGGCAGTGTGTTGGATTTTGCCATGGTGTGCTCAATACAGATAACATGAGCATAGTAGGACTTACTATTGACTATGGCCCTTTTGGGTTTATGGACAG ATATGACCCTGAACACATTTGCAATGGTTCGGATAATACAGGGCGGTATGCTTATAACAAACAGCCAGAAATCTGCAAGTGGAATCTAGGGAAGCTTGCTGAAGCTTTAGTCCCAGAGCTGCCCTTGGAGATCAGTGAACTCATCCTCAAAGAGGACTATGATGCAGAATTTGAGAGGCATTATCTCCAGAAGATGAGGAAGAAGCTAGGTCTCATTCATTTGGAATTAGAAGAGGATGATAAACTGGTGTCTGAACTTTTAGAAACCATGAATCTCACAG GTGGAGACTTCACAAATACTTTCCGTTTGCTGAGCTCTTTCTCGGTGGATTCAGATCCTCTAAAGTTGGAAGATTTCCTTGCAAAGATTGCCATGCAGTGTGCCTCCTTGGAAGAACTGAAAGTTGCTTTCAGACCTCAGATGGATCCAAG ACAACTTTCCTTGATGCTAATGTTGGCTCAGTCTAATCCTCAACTGTTTGCATTAATTGGAACAAAAGCGAATATAAATAAAGAATTAGAACGCATAGAACAGTATTCTAAACTGCAGCAATTAACAGCAGCTGACTTAAtggagagaaataaaaaacattGGAAAGAGTGGCTGCAGAAGTACAG gtga
- the SELENOO gene encoding protein adenylyltransferase SelO, mitochondrial isoform X1, whose product MAVALRSGRCFFLPVPLPRGLHLSGCCSRAMQPSPPPAARPESPGPAGWLGALRFDNRALRSLPLDASEENVPRQVPGACFSRVRPSPVQNPRLVAMSLPALALLGLQPAAAPEELEAEAEAALYFSGNRLLPGAEPAAHCYCGHQFGSFAGQLGDGAAMYLGEVLSPRGERWEIQLKGAGLTPYSRQADGRKVLRSSIREFLCSEAMFHLGIPTTRAGTCVTSDSKVVRDIFYDGNPKNERCTIVLRIASTFIRFGSFEIFKPTDEHTGRKGPSVNRNDIRIQMLNYVISTFYPEIQEAYSDNSIQRNAAFFREIMKRTARMVAEWQCVGFCHGVLNTDNMSIVGLTIDYGPFGFMDRYDPEHICNGSDNTGRYAYNKQPEICKWNLGKLAEALVPELPLEISELILKEDYDAEFERHYLQKMRKKLGLIHLELEEDDKLVSELLETMNLTGGDFTNTFRLLSSFSVDSDPLKLEDFLAKIAMQCASLEELKVAFRPQMDPRQLSLMLMLAQSNPQLFALIGTKANINKELERIEQYSKLQQLTAADLMERNKKHWKEWLQKYRVRLEKEIESVSNADVWNAERVKIMNSNNPKYILRNYIAQNAIEAAENGDFTEVREVLKRLENPFEEMEGLAEAQEDQEEEETVAVAATCASATSRRLSYSSKPPLWASELCVTUSS is encoded by the exons ATGGCCGTGGCGCTGCGGAGCGGGCGCTGTTTCTTCCTACCCGTCCCGCTGCCGCGCGGCCTGCACCTTTCCGGCTGCTGCAGCCGCGCTATGCAGccgtccccgccccccgccgcccgGCCGGAGAGCCCTGGCCCTGCGGGCTGGCTCGGCGCGCTGCGCTTCGACAACCGGGCGCTGCGCTCGCTGCCGCTGGACGCGTCGGAGGAGAACGTGCCGCGGCAGGTGCCCGGCGCCTGCTTCTCGCGGGTGCGGCCTAGCCCGGTGCAGAACCCGCGGCTGGTGGCCATGTCGCTGCCCGCCCTGGCGCTGCTGGGCCTGCAGCCCGCCGCGGCGCCGGAGGAGCTGGAGGCCGAGGCCGAGGCCGCCCTGTACTTCAGTGGAAACCGGCTGCTGCCCGGCGCGGAGCCCGCCGCGCACTGCTACTGCGGCCACCAGTTCGGCAGCTTCGCCGGGCAGCTGGGCGACGGCGCGGCCATGTACCTGGGCGAGGTGCTGAGCCCGCGGGGCGAGCGCTGGGAGATCCAGCTCAAGGGGGCCGGGCTCACCCCCTACTCCCG ACAAGCTGATGGTCGGAAAGTCCTGCGGTCGAGTATAAGAGAATTCCTGTGTAGTGAGGCCATGTTTCATCTAGGAATACCTACAACAAGGGCTGGAACATGTGTAACATCAGATTCAAAAGTTGTTCGGGATATATTCTATGATGGAAATCCAAAAAATGAAAGATGCACAATTGTCCTGAGAATAGCTTCCACGTTTATAAG ATTTGGATCTTTTGAGATTTTTAAACCTACAGATGAACACACAGGACGCAAAGGTCCCAGTGTCAACCGAAATGATATTCGAATACAGATGCTTAATTATGTGATCAGCACATTCTACCCAGAAATTCAAGAGGCTTATTCGGACAACAGCATTCAAAGGAATGCTGCTTTCTTCAGAGAG ATAATGAAGCGGACAGCAAGGATGGTTGCTGAATGGCAGTGTGTTGGATTTTGCCATGGTGTGCTCAATACAGATAACATGAGCATAGTAGGACTTACTATTGACTATGGCCCTTTTGGGTTTATGGACAG ATATGACCCTGAACACATTTGCAATGGTTCGGATAATACAGGGCGGTATGCTTATAACAAACAGCCAGAAATCTGCAAGTGGAATCTAGGGAAGCTTGCTGAAGCTTTAGTCCCAGAGCTGCCCTTGGAGATCAGTGAACTCATCCTCAAAGAGGACTATGATGCAGAATTTGAGAGGCATTATCTCCAGAAGATGAGGAAGAAGCTAGGTCTCATTCATTTGGAATTAGAAGAGGATGATAAACTGGTGTCTGAACTTTTAGAAACCATGAATCTCACAG GTGGAGACTTCACAAATACTTTCCGTTTGCTGAGCTCTTTCTCGGTGGATTCAGATCCTCTAAAGTTGGAAGATTTCCTTGCAAAGATTGCCATGCAGTGTGCCTCCTTGGAAGAACTGAAAGTTGCTTTCAGACCTCAGATGGATCCAAG ACAACTTTCCTTGATGCTAATGTTGGCTCAGTCTAATCCTCAACTGTTTGCATTAATTGGAACAAAAGCGAATATAAATAAAGAATTAGAACGCATAGAACAGTATTCTAAACTGCAGCAATTAACAGCAGCTGACTTAAtggagagaaataaaaaacattGGAAAGAGTGGCTGCAGAAGTACAG AGTCCGATTAGAAAAAGAGAtagaaagtgttagtaatgctgatGTCTGGAATGCTGAACGTGTGAAGATTATGAATTCAAATAATCCAAAATATATCCTGAGAAATTACATTGCTCAGAATGCCATTGAAGCAGCTGAAAATGGAGACTTCACAGAG GTAAGAGAGGTTTTGAAACGCTTGGAAAATCCATTTGAAGAAATGGAAGGCCTCGCTGAGGCACAGGAGGAtcaagaagaggaagaaacagTTGCAGTAGCTGCCACTTGTGCTTCAGCAACCAGCAGGAGGCTTTCATACAGCAGTAAACCTCCACTCTGGGCTTCAGAACTCTGTGTTACGTGATCTTCATAA